GAAGCACGGACAGTGATCAAATCTGGAAAACGATGGCGTTGCAGCTCTTTAAGCTTTCTGATATCTAAAATTCACGTGTAACACCTCCCTACTTAACCACCCTTCATCTGATCTTGAGGAAATAGTATTCTCATCAAGGGTTACAAGAGTAAGACACACATGGATACACCTACACGTGCGGTGTATGGAGTCAATAcgtaagagaaaaaaacacagaCAAGAACTATAAATCTAGTTCCATGCTCTCTTTATTACCGCAAAAGTGAAGTCCTAAAAAGAGGAAATAttgctcttcttttcttttttctctcactTTCTATATCAAAGCCCaacaaaagaggaaaaaaaataataaagcctCTAAAACCCGAGTGAAGAAGCAGATGCAACCAACACCTGCCGGAAGCAGCAACACTAGTGCTGTTGGAGGTAGCGCTGGTGGCGGAGGGATTGCTAGGTTTCGTTCAGCACCAGCGACATGGATAGAAGCActtcttggagaagaagaagaggaccCATTAAAGCAAAATCAGAACTTGACTCAGTTACTTACTTCAAACACGCCTTCAAGTAGAGATTCAGTGCCTTTTAATGCTTCTAGTGCTGCTGTTGAACCGGTTTTGTTTGAACCGGTTGGTGGTTTTCAAAGGCAAAATAGCTCTCCAACTGATTTTCTTCGGACTTCTGGGATCGGAAGCGATCAAGGGTATTTTTCTAGTTATGGAAATGCTTCAAATTATGAGTATATGACGCCAAATATGGATGTTTCGCCTTCTGATAAAAGAGCTAGAGAGGTTGAGTTGCAAAACCCTTCTGCAAGATACCCACCTCCTCCGTCGGTATGTTCACTCCAATTTGTAACTGATGTTGGTTATTAATTGACTGTTTCTTGGTAGTAAATTTATTCTATCTTCTGTGGCAGTATGTgggttcttttttgtttgtggcGTGGCTCTTTAATTGAttacttgtttatttaaaatagagCAAAAGAATTTTACTTTTGATGTTATGTGTGAAATTCAAGCTAATTTTGTTATAAATGGTAGGATTTCTTTGTGTGCAATTTTATAGTCTTCTCAGTATTTGGTTTGGTAGAAAGGAGAGCAAACTGGGCCTTTTAGGGCATCTAGTTTGATAGAAATGGAGATGGATAAGCTTTTGGAGGATTCAGTGCCTTGCAGGGTTCGTGCGAAGCGTGGCTGTGCTACGCATCCTCGGAGTATTGCAGAGAGGGTAAGATGAATCAATTACTAGCAATCTGGTGCATTCTAGAGATAGGCAACGGATGTGTTTGTTGTTTTTCCTAAATGAACTTCATTTTTTCTGAATTAGGTTCGGAGAACTCGAATCAGTGACCGCATAAGGAAACTTCAGGAACTTGTTCCAAATATGGATAAGGTACCTTCTTTGTGAACTCTTATTGAAAATGCAAATTTTGTTGGGATAGGATTTTCTTTGTAATCACCGATTTCACCATGGAAAAATTAACATTACAATTTTATTGTCATAATGCTTGCCTCAATAGAGAATCTTAACAACCTTTTTGAATAACTGGTAGGGATTTTGAAGTCTATCTAGTACTGCAAAGCTTCAGGAGCACTGTATATATTTCAGCTTCCTTTAAATCCGTTGATTTGCTAGATGTATCATTTCATGTGAGAGTTCAAAATTGAAGTCCGTTCTTGGAGAGTTTGCCTCTTGTATAATATGGATATAATGAAAAAGGAGGGAAGAAAAGTCACAGGGTGCTCGTtttttcccccccccccctgtaAGGAGTAATAACAAATTAGGAATGTTAATTACTAATGTCATCGTGTTACATGTTTgagacaaaaaataatcatgttttgtttctatttttattatcctatTACATAAAATGGGACTATGccaaatttatataaatgaatttgTAACTGTTTTAGGACAAATTATAAATCTAGAAACTATCATATAGGTTTCTTCTCCAAAAGAATTactgaaatattttatagtcaGTGCCATGGCAATAAACTGATAAAGTTGTGATGTGAATCAAGTCCCTCGCAAGACAATGATGTGAGTTCGCTAGAAGTTGTGGGGTTATTGATGACATTAATGTTGCAATTGATTCTAGAATGAATGCAAAAGCATATTGTCTGCAAGAGTGATTTTGATGGAATGGTCCTGGGAATGAGGTTTCTTGGTACATGATGGCTGTCTGTGTTTGGGGGTTCAAATGATGCATAGATTATGTTTGATCAAATGCTATGGAGAAATTTGGTTTTGAGGTACTAAATGATTATTGGGTTTGTGAAAGCAAGGGATTTGAACTATTCTTGCAAGGTGTTCACTACCAGTTTTGGTTGAAGGCTGATAGATGTGCAAAGGCTTGAAAAATGGCATCTACAAGCTCTTTGCTCGATGAAGCCGTAGAGAGCTAATGTTATCATTGTCTTGATATGAATTATGCTTGATTCTCAAAATGGATAGCCAAAAGCAGCTGTCaagatacttttaaaaaaaatggacggATGGATGTTAACCCATGAAGTTGGTTCCATGGTGAAGGGGTGAGCTAAAGTTGTGTGGCAGGCACATACTCGAGATTTGAATCATAGCATTTTTTTAGAGCAAATGACTTTTTGTTTTGGCTGCCTATCCAGGCTTTAAGCCATGATTCATGTTGCTAATTCAAAATAATCCAGCTAGTTAGCTTAAAACGTGTACTTGACTGTTTCCTTATTTTGCTCATGTTTGTTTCCATATTATACTCTTGACATTTCGATTGTACAactataaatataatgaaaaaccaCATGGCTTAAGCATGTTAGCCAAGCCAAATATCTCgtgtatttatcttttttttgttttgttttattaagttttaacaCATCCATCAAGAGGTAGCAATGTTTTGTGGATCTGTTCTTGCCATTGGTGGAAAGAAAAATGAGTGTATAAATGTTAAGTTAGATGACTCAAGAATCTAAATTTGGCTCCCTAGCAAAGCATGAATGCTTACCTCAGCTTAAAAGTTAAACTATTGATCATAGTCAATCCCAATGCCAAATAAGCCCCTTTTAATGGTGAGCTTGATGCCAGCTTAATCTCAAGTGGATGGTTTGGATGTGGgctcattttttctcttttattgcCATTAATATTGGTCAAGCTTATCTCCTTTTCATTATCGACATAAATGCAAAGGGTGTTATCATTCATTATATAAAACAGTTGCTTGAGAGCCTAGTCTTACATAATTTCATTTTGTTCCTTGGTTAATTCTTTGTGAAGTGGCATTTTGTTATGTTCATGACACGTGATTGggtgtttatattttttcaaaatcctAAAATGAAGCATTCTTAGATGATCCTCTGAAAGACCACTCATGAAAGCAATATAATGTATTACCATGAGCTGACCTAATTGCTAGTTTGAGTTACTAGTATTCTGAAACCTTAAGAACAAGCTTGCTTAGTTGCTCCTGCAAAGGCCTGTATGATGCACTATAGTGCAACACAATGCTCATCACTCGACATTGTAATTGGAGTTATTTATTGGGCTtggtttgttgaattttaaaacaagACAAATCAAATTGCAAACTATCTCGACACTCaaggatttctttttttcttttttttttgtctttctgtTATCTTCCTTTTCATGTATGCTACAATAAGAcacattaataacaaaaaatacctCTAAGATTCATAGGGTTTCTGAACAAGAGGCAAAAGCCTTGGTGCATGGAGGAAGTGCCACCTTGGTTAATGGAGCTTGTAAGGGAAGAGAGATACATATGTAGAGTATTTGATGGAGCAGAGGTTTGATTTATTGGAACCTTGTCCAAAATCTTAGTGGTCTTCTCTGTTGATTTTCTAATCCCCTCACATATGTGTGGATTTTATCAATGATCTTGGTATCATGCACTTGTTTGTTACTCACTTCAGGTTCTCTCTCGTATTTAGTTTCCTCTCAGCTTCTTAAACTTAATATTTGTAAAACAGGAATGAAATTTCATGCCTTTGATAAAACCCCGAATTTGCACAAGTTGTGTTATCAGGCGAGAATTATGGATCTTGATGCATAAAatgtagaaaacaaaatcaacattCGAGTCAAGCTTTTTCACTACAATACCATCAGTTTGCTGTAACAAATCCCGCTTCTTGGCTTAAATAACCTGATTTCATTATGTCATGCATAACTGACATATTGGATCAGTGGATCTTTGATGTAAAATCCCTCATTGAAActctatttttcatttcaacatGAATTAGATTGAGTGAATATTGCTACTCTTTTGGTTACCATTAGTTTCCATTTATTTGATTGCTGTTTTCATGGTTGATTGttgcagcaaacaaacactGCTGATATGTTAGATGAGGCATTAGAGTATGTTAAGTTTCTTCAAAGGCAGATTCAGGTACTCTCTACACAGGTCTTATTTTGAGTTCATTTGGTTTTAAAGCCATCGGTAAAGAAACAAGATTTTGCAGTCTTTACCTTTGTGAGCACCTAGTAACCAACAGATTCCAAATTGTTCCCTCACTTATATGTATAGATAGCTATACAAATTGAAATGCAAAAGCAGGGAAATACTAGTTTTTGACTGACTGAAACATGGCAGGAACTCACGGAACAGCAAAGAAAATGCAAATGCATAGCTAAAGAATAAAATGGAGGTAATATGCCTGCCCACTGTTTTGTGTAATTATCAGATTAATGAGATTTCATTTAAGGTCCATCATAGTATTTTCTGATGATCTTCTCTGGAAGCTCCGTCATGTAATTAAAAGATTACCATCTTTTATGTCACTCTTATTCTATATCTAGATGAAAGCCTGCCATGTGGGTAGCAAATATATTAGAGTTCATGTCAAGGTTTAGCCGCTTCATCTTGGAAAGTTCTAGTCTCTTTAAGGTCGTGGTTGTTATGTTAATAGTTGTAGAATCCTCTACACAATAATTTACTTTCCAGGGTGCTGCTGAACGGGCTTTAGATATTCTTGATCTTGTTTTCCATAGTCTGTGGTATATTTACAGCCATGTATTCCATTAAACTCTCCTGAAGAAGCTGTTGTATCCACGAAGATCTTTGGTCAAATATGTGTCTAATATTATACATAGTATCTTAGAAATTGCTTTGCATGAGATTCACTGTTAATAGCAGCAGCTTCTGTTTCGTTTTCTAATGGAAACAGACAAGATTTCAGCTTAAAAGAAAACCTTATCATGGCCTACCTTTTCTGCCTTGTGAAGTTCTTAATATTTTGGAACTGAGAAGTCCTTTGTTTAAACAAGCAAGAGACTTGAATCTTATATGTGAAGTTATATAATTCCAATGAGAGGCTGTGGAAATAATTGCTTTGTGTGCACAGGCACTTGTGCCCACGTCATTGATGGATGATGACCTTTATATCTTTTGGTTGCATTGAAAATCTTATATGTGAAGTTATATTGTGGTTGTCGCAATCTGGATGATGGTATTGTCTATCTTATGTCCATCCGGTCGAAATCTTAACTTAAAAATTTCAGCCTGATGTTTTAtggattttctctctctataattTGGATGGTGAAAAGAGGAGAGAGGAAATTGATGGGCAGATGCCCTAGCTATGTTGCAGGttaatattgtaattttttaataaaatatttaggctttgcgttttctttttttaaaaaagagaaattcaaTAACTCAGGGTTACAATCTTACTAACCTAACTAAATAAGCTGgatttatttaaattacacaaaaaaaaacaatgataataaataaaaaaatgtttataaaacaaaaacgcGTTTAGAGCAAAAagataatattgtttaattattagCTAATTAAACATGGAAAaggacaaaatataaaaaaaaaaacttggtgtaAGTTAATTGATCTATCATTATAGATATAATTTGAACTTAAAGGGTGAGAAATAATGAGTTTaagataatttgataaaaaaaaaattgaagaaaacaataatctttaaaatacaatgcagaaaatcaggtaaaaaaaaataataattcttattaACTTTTTCAAACTTGTAATGTGGGTCAGATCTAATTTCAAAGCactacacattaaaaaaaatcatgaatctcAATCTCCTAAAAAATGAAACTTTGaaggatataattgaaaaataaaatacataaaaaatccaaaatagaaatagcaattaaaaaaatgagggttagaattaaaataaaagcaacaaaattttttcaatttgagagTTAAAATAAAAcgaataaaacattaacaaaagaaaaaaaatcaaaagaatgaggataaaaaaaaaaaaaaacaatataccaTTAACTTGGATTgaaagctaaaattaaaaacaataaaacttttataaaataggttaagaaaaaatagcataagaataaagatcaaattgaaaataccaatacattataaaaaaaaattaaaaaaattatgaattcttcaacatgtagtttttttacataaaaaaattataaataaaattgaaaacttatacatgcatctaattaaataaattacgaaccattgtgtaaataaataaataaaatatttattaatgataaaaaaaaatatatttaaaaaattaaaaaacaaatataaatcaatatatttgatattgcaATACAGATCATTTAACTTattatgtttaatgaatttgtttattaaaattaatttataataaagaaattgacacacataaaatttataaaataaaataaaataaatacaatgcaggactacacatattaaaaaattataaaaaaaaaaaatattttttatttttaaaaataaatttaatatatataaaaaataaaatgcagatAAATCATACTTGCATTTT
This genomic stretch from Populus alba chromosome 19, ASM523922v2, whole genome shotgun sequence harbors:
- the LOC118056470 gene encoding transcription factor bHLH80, translating into MQPTPAGSSNTSAVGGSAGGGGIARFRSAPATWIEALLGEEEEDPLKQNQNLTQLLTSNTPSSRDSVPFNASSAAVEPVLFEPVGGFQRQNSSPTDFLRTSGIGSDQGYFSSYGNASNYEYMTPNMDVSPSDKRAREVELQNPSARYPPPPSKGEQTGPFRASSLIEMEMDKLLEDSVPCRVRAKRGCATHPRSIAERVRRTRISDRIRKLQELVPNMDKQTNTADMLDEALEYVKFLQRQIQELTEQQRKCKCIAKE